Proteins encoded in a region of the Streptomyces violaceoruber genome:
- a CDS encoding MMPL family transporter, whose amino-acid sequence MSTPSRPSRSPRRARWLVPVLLLLVWLVVGGALGPYAGKLGEVATNDQASFLPRSAESTRVVDAQQAFQQDETLPVIVVWTADGDGDAAVTAHQQAATRSVAGLEGDPGIVGPASPALPSDDGRALQAVVQVEPDLGERLPDVLADIGDAAGQVPGTRAQLAGPAASQADLSDAFAGIDGLLLAVALITVLVILLLVYRSVLLPLVIILSAVFALALSCAIVYALADRDVVRVDGQVQGILSILVIGAATDYALLLTARFREELARHPDRFGAVRAALRDSWGAVVASAATVALGLLALLLSDLTNNRALGPVGAIGIVCSVLSTLTFLPAVLVLLGRAAYWPAKPVRTGDPEAGHRLWHRVAALVDRAPRRIWALSLAALLACAAFAPTLSSKGVPLDEIFVNDTPSVAAQQTLAEHFPGGSGNPAVVIAEADRLDPVLRAARDTRGVASAAPVTDSGRPGAGTPLVVDGRVRIDATLEAPADSDAAKSTVVRLRAAVHEVSGADALVGGYTAQQYDTQETAAEDRTLIVPVVLAIILVILILLLRSLLMPVLLVATVALNFLATLGVSALVFTHVFGFSGTDASVPLYGFVFLVALGVDYNIFLMSRVREEALRHGVREGILRGLTATGGVITSAGVVLAATFAALGVIPLAFLLQIAFIVAFGVLLDTLVVRSLLVPALARDIGAVAWWPGRLGHRTRAGRD is encoded by the coding sequence ATGTCCACCCCCTCGCGACCGTCCCGAAGCCCCCGACGCGCCCGATGGCTCGTCCCGGTGCTCCTCCTCCTGGTCTGGCTCGTCGTCGGCGGAGCGCTCGGCCCCTACGCCGGCAAGCTCGGCGAGGTCGCCACCAACGACCAGGCCTCCTTCCTGCCCCGTAGCGCGGAGTCCACGCGGGTCGTCGACGCGCAGCAGGCCTTCCAGCAGGACGAGACGCTCCCCGTGATCGTCGTCTGGACCGCCGACGGCGACGGCGACGCCGCGGTCACCGCGCACCAGCAGGCCGCCACCCGCTCGGTCGCGGGCCTCGAAGGCGACCCGGGAATCGTCGGACCCGCGAGCCCCGCGCTGCCCTCGGACGACGGCCGGGCGCTCCAGGCCGTCGTCCAGGTCGAGCCGGACCTCGGCGAACGGCTCCCGGACGTGCTGGCGGACATCGGTGACGCCGCCGGGCAGGTCCCCGGCACCCGGGCGCAGCTCGCCGGGCCCGCGGCCTCCCAGGCCGACCTCTCCGACGCCTTCGCGGGCATCGACGGACTGCTGCTCGCCGTCGCGCTGATCACGGTCCTGGTGATCCTGCTGCTCGTCTACCGCAGCGTGCTGCTGCCGCTGGTCATCATCCTGAGCGCGGTCTTCGCGCTGGCCCTGTCCTGCGCCATCGTCTACGCCCTGGCCGACCGCGACGTCGTACGCGTCGACGGACAGGTCCAGGGCATCCTCTCCATCCTGGTCATCGGCGCCGCCACCGACTACGCGCTGCTGCTCACCGCCCGCTTCCGCGAGGAGCTCGCCCGCCATCCGGACCGCTTCGGCGCCGTGCGCGCCGCGCTGCGCGACTCCTGGGGCGCCGTCGTCGCCAGTGCGGCCACCGTCGCGCTCGGCCTGCTGGCCCTGCTGCTCAGCGACCTGACCAACAACCGCGCGCTCGGGCCCGTCGGTGCCATCGGCATCGTCTGCTCGGTGCTGAGCACGCTCACCTTCCTGCCCGCCGTCCTGGTCCTGCTCGGCCGGGCCGCCTACTGGCCCGCCAAGCCGGTGCGGACCGGCGACCCGGAGGCCGGACACCGGCTGTGGCACCGTGTCGCCGCGCTCGTGGACCGCGCTCCGCGCCGCATCTGGGCCCTCTCGCTGGCCGCGCTGCTCGCCTGCGCCGCCTTCGCGCCGACCCTCAGCTCCAAGGGCGTCCCGCTCGACGAGATCTTCGTGAACGACACGCCCTCGGTCGCCGCCCAGCAGACCCTCGCCGAGCACTTCCCCGGCGGTTCCGGCAACCCCGCCGTCGTCATCGCCGAGGCCGACCGCCTCGACCCGGTCCTCCGGGCCGCCCGCGACACCCGCGGCGTCGCCTCGGCCGCCCCGGTGACCGACTCCGGCCGCCCCGGCGCCGGTACGCCCCTGGTGGTCGACGGACGCGTACGCATCGACGCGACGCTCGAAGCGCCCGCCGACAGCGACGCCGCCAAGAGCACGGTGGTCCGGCTGCGCGCCGCCGTCCACGAGGTCTCCGGGGCGGACGCCCTCGTCGGCGGCTACACCGCCCAGCAGTACGACACCCAGGAGACCGCGGCCGAGGACCGCACCCTCATCGTGCCGGTGGTCCTCGCCATCATCCTGGTCATCCTGATCCTGCTGCTGCGCTCCCTGCTGATGCCCGTCCTGCTGGTGGCGACGGTGGCGCTGAACTTCCTGGCCACCCTGGGCGTCTCGGCGCTCGTCTTCACCCATGTGTTCGGCTTCAGCGGCACGGACGCCTCGGTCCCGCTGTACGGCTTCGTCTTCCTGGTCGCGCTCGGCGTGGACTACAACATCTTCCTCATGTCCCGGGTGCGGGAGGAAGCGCTGCGCCACGGCGTGCGCGAGGGCATCCTGCGCGGGCTCACCGCCACCGGCGGCGTGATCACCTCGGCGGGGGTCGTCCTCGCCGCGACCTTCGCGGCACTCGGGGTGATCCCGCTGGCCTTCCTGCTGCAGATCGCCTTCATCGTGGCCTTCGGCGTCCTGCTGGACACGCTGGTGGTGCGCTCCCTGCTGGTCCCGGCGCTCGCCCGCGACATCGGCGCCGTCGCCTGGTGGCCCGGACGGCTCGGACACCGGACCCGGGCGGGACGGGACTGA
- a CDS encoding cryptochrome/photolyase family protein, with product MATSVVLFTRDLRLHDHPPLRAALDRSDAVVPLFVRDRAVDAAGFAAPNRLALLADCLRDLDSGLRDRGGRLVVRSGDLVEEVCAVAGEAEADEVHLAADVSAHAHRREELLRSALSARGCRLHVHDAVTTVLAPGSVTPASSDHFAVFTPYFRRWSERAVREPLAAPRRVRVPDGVGSEPLPARGDLTGLSPGLPTGGERDARKRLTAWLRGGIADYADHHDDLAGDATSRLSPDLHLGALSPVELVHRARRAGGPGAEAFVRQLAWRDFHHQVLAARPHASAADYRTRHDRWRTGAAAEADAAAWRDGRTGYPVVDAAMRQLRHEGWMHNRGRLLVASFLTKTLYVDWRVGARHFLELLVDGDVANNQLNWQWAAGTGTDTRPHRVLNPTTQARRFDPDGAYVRRWVPELAGLAGRSVHEPWRLAKAARAAYDAYPDPIVDLSEGLDRFRRARGRD from the coding sequence ATGGCCACGTCGGTCGTCCTGTTCACCCGCGATCTGCGGCTGCACGACCATCCGCCGCTGCGTGCGGCCCTGGACCGCTCCGATGCCGTGGTGCCGCTGTTCGTCCGCGACCGGGCCGTGGACGCGGCCGGATTCGCCGCGCCCAACCGGCTCGCCCTCCTCGCCGACTGTCTGCGGGACCTGGACTCGGGGCTGCGGGACCGGGGCGGGCGGCTGGTCGTCCGCTCCGGCGACCTGGTCGAGGAGGTGTGCGCGGTGGCCGGGGAGGCGGAGGCCGACGAGGTGCACCTGGCGGCCGACGTCAGCGCGCACGCGCACCGGCGCGAGGAGCTCCTGCGGTCCGCCCTGTCGGCGCGGGGCTGCCGGCTGCACGTGCACGACGCCGTGACCACCGTGCTGGCCCCGGGATCCGTCACCCCGGCCTCCTCCGACCACTTCGCGGTCTTCACGCCGTACTTCCGGCGCTGGAGCGAGCGAGCCGTCCGCGAGCCGCTGGCCGCCCCGCGCAGGGTCCGGGTCCCGGACGGCGTCGGCTCGGAGCCGCTGCCCGCCCGCGGGGACCTGACGGGGCTGTCCCCGGGGCTGCCGACCGGTGGGGAACGGGACGCCAGGAAGCGCCTGACGGCGTGGCTGCGCGGCGGCATCGCCGATTACGCGGACCACCACGACGACCTGGCCGGCGACGCCACCTCCCGGCTCTCCCCCGACCTGCACCTGGGTGCCCTCTCCCCCGTCGAGCTGGTCCACCGGGCCCGGCGTGCGGGCGGCCCCGGAGCCGAGGCGTTCGTGCGGCAGCTGGCCTGGCGGGACTTCCACCACCAGGTGCTGGCCGCCCGCCCGCACGCGTCGGCCGCCGACTACCGCACCCGGCACGACCGCTGGCGCACCGGCGCGGCCGCCGAGGCGGACGCCGCCGCGTGGCGGGACGGGCGCACGGGCTACCCGGTCGTGGACGCCGCGATGCGCCAGCTGCGGCACGAGGGGTGGATGCACAACCGGGGCCGGCTGCTGGTCGCCAGTTTCCTCACCAAGACGCTGTACGTGGACTGGCGGGTCGGCGCCCGGCACTTCCTGGAGCTGCTCGTGGACGGCGACGTGGCCAACAACCAGCTGAACTGGCAGTGGGCCGCGGGCACCGGTACCGACACCCGGCCGCACCGGGTCCTCAACCCGACCACGCAGGCGCGGCGGTTCGACCCCGACGGGGCGTACGTCCGGCGCTGGGTGCCCGAGCTGGCCGGGCTCGCGGGCCGCTCCGTGCACGAGCCCTGGCGGCTGGCGAAGGCGGCGCGTGCCGCGTACGACGCCTACCCCGACCCGATCGTCGACCTCTCCGAGGGCCTGGACCGTTTCAGGCGGGCCCGCGGACGCGACTGA
- a CDS encoding hypervirulence associated TUDOR domain-containing protein — MAKNRDDRERLKKGDKVTWSSHGSRTEGEVEKKITKRTEAAGRTVDASADDPQYQVRSDRSGRSAVHKPSALKKK; from the coding sequence ATGGCGAAGAACCGCGACGACCGCGAGCGCCTGAAGAAGGGCGACAAGGTCACCTGGAGCAGCCACGGCTCCCGCACCGAGGGGGAGGTGGAGAAGAAGATCACCAAGCGCACCGAGGCGGCCGGCCGCACCGTGGACGCCTCCGCCGACGATCCGCAGTACCAGGTCCGCAGCGACAGGTCGGGCCGGTCGGCGGTGCACAAGCCGTCCGCGCTGAAGAAGAAGTGA
- a CDS encoding SDR family oxidoreductase — MSQTAEGPGSTSGGGAGAGLRCLVTGATGYVGGRLVPELLDAGHRVRCLARSPDRLRDHPWAGKAEVVRGDVTDADSVARAMEGVDVAYYLVHALGSGDDFEATDRRAARTFAERAAAAGVRRIVYLGGLTPAGVPEGELSPHLRSRAEVGRILLASGVPTTVLRAAVVIGSGSASFEMLRYLTERLPVMVTPSWVHTRIQPVAVRDVLRALVGSATMPREVSRTFDVGGPDILTYREMMERYARVAELPRRLILPVPMLSPGLSSHWVGLVTPVPAAIARPLTESLRHEVVCGENDIVRYVPPPPGYPLGFDDALRLALQRVREARVTTRWSSASVPGAPSDPLPTDPDWAGGSLYTDDRALGVDAPPDALWRVVEGIGGDHGWYSFPLAWAVRGWLDRLVGGVGLRRGRRDAARLRVGDSLDFWRVEEIVPGRLLRLRAEMRLPGLAWLEMYAETDDAGRTRYRQRALFHPHGLAGHAYWWSVSPFHAVVFGGMARNIARAAARAAEPPGPGPDATGS, encoded by the coding sequence ATGAGCCAGACAGCCGAAGGACCCGGCAGCACGAGCGGCGGGGGTGCCGGGGCGGGCCTGCGCTGCCTGGTCACCGGCGCGACCGGATACGTCGGGGGGCGTCTCGTGCCCGAACTGCTCGACGCCGGACACCGGGTGCGGTGCCTGGCCCGCTCCCCGGACAGGTTGCGCGACCATCCGTGGGCCGGCAAGGCCGAGGTGGTGCGGGGCGACGTGACCGACGCCGACTCGGTGGCGCGGGCGATGGAGGGCGTCGATGTGGCCTACTACCTGGTGCACGCGCTGGGTAGTGGCGACGACTTCGAGGCGACCGACCGGCGGGCGGCGCGCACCTTCGCCGAGCGCGCCGCCGCGGCAGGCGTGCGGCGCATCGTCTACCTGGGCGGCCTGACCCCGGCCGGGGTGCCGGAGGGCGAACTGTCGCCGCACCTGCGCTCGCGGGCCGAGGTCGGCCGCATCCTGCTGGCCTCCGGCGTGCCCACGACCGTGCTGCGCGCGGCGGTCGTCATCGGCTCCGGGTCGGCGTCCTTCGAGATGCTGCGCTACCTCACCGAACGGCTGCCGGTCATGGTCACGCCCAGCTGGGTCCACACCCGCATCCAGCCGGTCGCCGTGCGGGACGTGCTGCGCGCCCTGGTGGGCAGCGCGACCATGCCTCGGGAGGTGTCCCGGACCTTCGACGTCGGCGGCCCGGACATCCTGACCTACCGGGAGATGATGGAGCGCTACGCCCGCGTCGCCGAGCTGCCCAGACGGCTGATCCTGCCGGTGCCGATGCTGTCCCCCGGGCTGTCCAGCCACTGGGTCGGGCTGGTCACACCGGTCCCGGCGGCCATCGCCCGCCCGCTCACCGAGTCGCTGCGGCACGAGGTCGTGTGCGGCGAGAACGACATCGTGCGGTACGTGCCGCCGCCCCCGGGCTACCCCCTCGGCTTCGACGACGCGCTGCGGCTGGCCCTGCAACGGGTGCGCGAGGCCCGGGTCACCACCCGCTGGTCGTCCGCGTCCGTACCGGGGGCGCCCAGCGACCCGCTGCCCACCGACCCCGACTGGGCCGGCGGCAGCCTCTACACCGACGACCGCGCGCTGGGCGTCGACGCGCCGCCGGACGCGCTGTGGCGGGTCGTCGAGGGCATCGGCGGCGACCACGGCTGGTACTCCTTCCCCCTGGCCTGGGCGGTCCGGGGCTGGCTGGACCGGCTGGTGGGCGGGGTGGGCCTGCGCCGGGGACGCCGGGACGCCGCGCGACTGCGGGTCGGCGACTCGCTGGACTTCTGGCGGGTGGAGGAGATCGTCCCCGGGCGGCTGCTGCGGCTGCGCGCCGAGATGCGGCTGCCGGGGCTGGCCTGGCTGGAGATGTACGCCGAGACCGACGACGCCGGGCGGACGCGGTACCGCCAGCGGGCGCTGTTCCATCCGCACGGGCTGGCGGGCCACGCCTACTGGTGGAGCGTGTCGCCCTTCCACGCCGTGGTCTTCGGCGGCATGGCCCGCAACATCGCCCGCGCAGCCGCCCGCGCAGCGGAACCGCCGGGCCCGGGCCCCGACGCCACCGGATCCTGA
- a CDS encoding PPOX class F420-dependent oxidoreductase, translating to MDTGEQHDADDEFVRFWQERRVCFLSTRRADGTPHLVPVGVTYDHATRTARVITSRDTAKARNVRRAAGAVVAVGQVDGRRWSTLEGVARVRDDTGAVRDAETRYAARYRQPRANPERVVIEIDVRRFLGTVRPSERRPQA from the coding sequence ATGGACACCGGGGAACAGCACGACGCGGACGACGAGTTCGTCCGGTTCTGGCAGGAGCGCCGGGTGTGCTTCCTGTCGACGCGGCGGGCCGACGGCACGCCGCACCTGGTCCCGGTCGGGGTGACGTACGACCACGCCACCCGCACGGCGCGGGTGATCACGAGCCGGGACACCGCGAAGGCGCGCAACGTGCGGCGGGCCGCCGGGGCGGTCGTCGCCGTGGGCCAGGTGGACGGCCGGCGCTGGTCCACGCTGGAGGGCGTGGCCCGTGTGCGCGACGACACCGGGGCGGTCCGCGACGCGGAGACCCGCTACGCGGCCCGCTACCGGCAGCCCCGGGCGAACCCGGAGCGGGTCGTCATCGAGATCGACGTACGGCGCTTCCTCGGCACCGTCCGCCCGTCGGAGCGGCGTCCGCAGGCGTGA
- a CDS encoding thioesterase family protein has translation MNTSTATPDSYYERIDEHRYKPTPHAGGAWSPDEQHFSPLGGLIVHAVDRHLAGRAGAGMSLSRISFDILGRPALDECEIRVETVRPGRTIELVEATVVTADRSVARARVWLLADGDTSAVAGGGADRLASPDTLARWPMDTEWPGGYIASLDVRPLAPPRPGRTTAWVSTGLDLVAGESASPLASYVTLVDTANGIAVRQSPREWMFPNVDLTLHLHRAPRGRWTGLDTTVVFGPTGQGVTSTVLHDLDGPVGHAQQMLTVRPQP, from the coding sequence TTGAACACCAGCACAGCGACCCCGGACAGCTACTACGAGCGGATCGACGAGCACCGCTACAAGCCCACCCCGCACGCGGGCGGCGCGTGGAGCCCGGACGAGCAGCACTTCAGTCCGCTCGGGGGTCTGATCGTCCACGCCGTGGACCGCCATCTGGCGGGTCGTGCCGGTGCGGGCATGTCACTGAGCCGGATCAGCTTCGACATCCTGGGCCGCCCGGCGCTCGACGAGTGCGAGATACGGGTGGAGACCGTCCGGCCGGGACGCACCATCGAGCTGGTCGAGGCGACCGTGGTGACGGCGGACCGGTCGGTGGCACGGGCCAGGGTGTGGCTGCTGGCCGACGGGGACACGAGCGCCGTCGCCGGCGGCGGTGCCGACCGGCTCGCGTCGCCGGACACGCTGGCCCGCTGGCCGATGGACACCGAGTGGCCCGGCGGATACATCGCCTCCCTGGACGTACGCCCGCTGGCCCCGCCGCGGCCCGGTCGCACCACCGCCTGGGTCTCCACCGGCCTCGACCTGGTCGCCGGGGAGAGCGCGAGCCCGCTGGCCTCCTACGTCACGCTGGTCGACACGGCCAACGGCATCGCGGTGCGGCAGTCGCCGCGGGAGTGGATGTTCCCGAACGTCGATCTGACCCTGCACCTGCACCGCGCGCCGCGGGGGCGCTGGACCGGCCTGGACACCACCGTCGTCTTCGGGCCCACCGGTCAGGGCGTCACCAGCACCGTGCTGCACGACCTGGACGGCCCCGTGGGTCACGCCCAGCAGATGCTGACCGTCCGTCCGCAGCCCTGA
- a CDS encoding DUF3140 domain-containing protein produces MDGNEQDRTRDDFHELVNMTPAGLDRWLDTDESRDAGHHQDGGESVGHASGRRIVEILHKNKGDLSDDDYEHMRKVVGYVRRHLAQRPSGDVEDTRWRYSLMNWGHDPLAHHG; encoded by the coding sequence ATGGACGGCAACGAGCAGGACCGGACCCGGGACGACTTCCACGAACTGGTGAACATGACACCGGCCGGACTGGACCGGTGGCTCGACACCGACGAGTCGCGCGACGCCGGGCACCACCAGGACGGCGGCGAGTCCGTCGGACACGCCTCCGGACGCCGGATCGTCGAGATCCTGCACAAGAACAAGGGCGACCTCTCCGACGACGACTACGAGCACATGCGCAAGGTCGTCGGCTACGTCCGCCGCCACCTGGCCCAGCGCCCGTCGGGCGACGTCGAGGACACCCGGTGGCGGTACTCGCTCATGAACTGGGGCCACGACCCCCTGGCCCACCATGGATGA
- a CDS encoding MarR family winged helix-turn-helix transcriptional regulator — translation MATANQRGQHAHERGAGSGPEASDLHVLAVQLRRMNGEINRVVHGFAGAHTLHATDIQALAAILDAPEPMTPGRLRRHLGLTSGAVTACVDRLERAGHVRRVRESADRRVVHLHYVPEAREAARRYFRPLADAAVAARAHFDDGELAVVARFLAALNEELSHVASDDR, via the coding sequence GTGGCGACAGCGAACCAGCGCGGACAGCACGCGCACGAGCGGGGGGCCGGATCCGGCCCCGAGGCGAGCGACCTGCACGTCCTCGCCGTCCAGCTGCGGCGGATGAACGGCGAGATCAACCGCGTCGTGCACGGTTTCGCCGGTGCCCACACGCTGCACGCCACCGACATCCAGGCCCTCGCGGCGATCCTGGACGCGCCCGAACCCATGACGCCCGGACGGCTGCGTCGGCACCTGGGGCTGACCTCGGGCGCGGTGACGGCGTGCGTGGACCGGCTGGAGCGCGCCGGACACGTGCGCCGGGTCCGGGAGAGCGCCGACCGCCGGGTCGTCCACCTGCACTACGTGCCCGAGGCCCGTGAGGCGGCCCGCCGGTACTTCCGTCCGCTGGCCGACGCCGCCGTCGCCGCCCGCGCACACTTCGACGACGGCGAACTGGCCGTCGTGGCCCGCTTCCTGGCGGCGTTGAACGAGGAGCTGAGCCACGTGGCGTCGGACGACCGCTGA
- a CDS encoding VOC family protein, with amino-acid sequence MRREDLPAPESGLLLTHFLTVADVPRSRAFYSEVLGGEVVLAENPCIVKLANSWIIMNPGGGPTPDKPDVTLRPPDDPGTATSFLNIRVADIERCHREWSALGAEFLTPPIDRKAELRCYLRDPDGYLIEVGQATGLLEGILADPPAGRG; translated from the coding sequence ATGCGCCGTGAAGACCTGCCGGCACCGGAGTCGGGACTGCTGCTCACCCACTTCCTCACCGTGGCCGACGTGCCGCGCTCGCGTGCCTTCTACTCCGAGGTGCTCGGCGGCGAGGTCGTGCTCGCGGAGAACCCGTGCATCGTCAAGCTCGCGAACAGCTGGATCATCATGAACCCGGGCGGGGGACCGACGCCGGACAAACCCGACGTCACCCTGCGCCCGCCGGACGACCCCGGGACGGCCACGAGCTTCCTCAACATCCGGGTGGCCGACATCGAGCGCTGCCACCGTGAGTGGAGCGCGCTCGGCGCCGAGTTCCTCACCCCGCCGATCGACCGGAAGGCCGAGCTGCGGTGCTACCTGCGCGACCCCGACGGGTACCTGATCGAGGTCGGCCAGGCCACCGGGCTGCTGGAGGGCATCCTCGCCGATCCGCCCGCGGGCCGGGGCTGA
- a CDS encoding mechanosensitive ion channel family protein: MSHTSPPAEPATNPQLAGSWSDWVGEHTTALIGIPLRIALIVVILLVLRAVAKRAITRVVQRVLEPSAGESERSRPRRPSRGAAVLHRDRSRARQRREQRARTIGSVLSSAVTIVLFMVGVAMVLDQVGIALGPLLASAGVVGLAIGFGAQSLVADYLSGLLIMVEDQYGVGDSVDLGEAVGEVEHVGLRLTHVRDLNGGLWHIRNGEILRVRNDSQEWARAVLDVAVSHDANLDTVYRVLEDTGRALREEPDFADVLLEDPAVWGVQSLDADGMLVRLAVKTVPLQQWGVTRELRRRVKEALDDAGVEIPFPRHAVWVRTDAAEGGREALTG; this comes from the coding sequence ATGTCGCACACCTCCCCGCCCGCCGAACCGGCCACGAACCCGCAACTGGCGGGCTCGTGGTCGGACTGGGTCGGCGAGCACACCACGGCACTGATCGGGATACCGCTGCGCATCGCGCTCATCGTCGTGATTCTGCTCGTGCTGCGCGCGGTGGCCAAGCGGGCCATCACCCGGGTCGTCCAGCGGGTCCTGGAACCGTCGGCGGGCGAGAGCGAACGCAGCCGCCCCCGCAGGCCGTCCCGCGGCGCCGCCGTCCTGCACCGCGACCGGTCCCGGGCGAGGCAACGCCGGGAACAGCGGGCCCGCACCATCGGCTCGGTGCTCAGCAGCGCCGTCACCATCGTGCTGTTCATGGTCGGCGTGGCCATGGTGCTCGACCAGGTCGGCATCGCCCTCGGCCCGCTGCTGGCCAGCGCCGGAGTGGTCGGCCTGGCCATCGGTTTCGGCGCCCAGAGCCTGGTCGCGGACTACCTGTCCGGGCTGCTCATCATGGTCGAGGACCAGTACGGCGTGGGCGACTCGGTCGACCTCGGCGAGGCCGTCGGCGAGGTGGAGCACGTCGGCCTGCGCCTCACCCACGTCCGCGACCTCAACGGCGGCCTGTGGCACATCCGCAACGGCGAGATCCTGCGCGTCCGCAACGACAGCCAGGAGTGGGCCCGCGCCGTCCTGGACGTCGCCGTGTCCCACGACGCGAACCTCGACACCGTCTACCGCGTCCTGGAGGACACCGGCCGCGCGCTGCGCGAGGAGCCGGACTTCGCGGACGTCCTGCTGGAGGACCCGGCGGTGTGGGGCGTGCAGTCCCTGGACGCCGACGGCATGCTGGTGCGCCTCGCCGTCAAGACGGTGCCGCTCCAGCAGTGGGGCGTCACCCGCGAACTGCGCCGCCGGGTCAAGGAGGCGCTCGACGACGCGGGCGTCGAGATCCCCTTCCCGCGGCATGCGGTGTGGGTGCGCACCGACGCCGCCGAGGGCGGGCGGGAGGCGCTCACGGGCTGA